CCTGCGGTGGCTGCGCATCCGTTTTCTGCGGCTGCTGGGAATGCTGGTCGGTGGGATGACCAGCGCCTCCGGACTTGCGGCCGCCGGTTCCCTCTCCGCCACTTCCTACGCACCCGCGGCCTATGCGACGGTATATCCCCTGGCGCTGATCGGCAAGATCATCGCTGTCAAGGTGCTGCTGTTGATCTTGTGAGGTCCTCGGAAAAATAAGTGCTAGAATTGGTTTAAAGGGTTTAAAGGACTCGAGCGGAAAGGAGGCAAGAGTATGAATGCTGTGATGGTCAGGGGACAGATGAATCAGGTCCGGGGAGAATTCAGGAAACAATGGTGTCGTCTGACGGGGAATCGAATGGGCAGGATCAACGGACATTTTCTCAAACTGTTTGGAAAAGCCCAGGTCGGGTATGGCCGGACCCGGGATGCCGCCGGGAGAGGAATCAGAAAGATCACCCGTCATTGAAGAGGCTTCAGGTTCGATTCCGCCCCGCAGCTTTCCGCGGGGCGGTTTTGTTTTCATAGCTGTTTCACTACTTTCTCCAGCACCCGCCCGAACACCTCCAGCTCCTCGCTGCTCAAGACGGCGGCGATCTCGCCGGTCAGCTGAAGATGATACTCCTGGTGGCTGGCAAAATGCTTTCCACCCGCCTCGGTGAGGACCACCCGGTAGGAGCGTCGGTCACTTTCGTGCGGCCGCCTTTCGAGCAACCCCCTGCGTTCGAGCTTGTCTACCGTCACGGTCAGGGTGCCGGTGGTCACTCCAAGTTTTTCCGCCAGCTCCTTCATGCGGAGCGATTTCTCGTGGCCTATGATCTCGATGGCATGCATCTGCCCCGGGGTCAGTTCGCTGTCCTTGACCACGGCATGTTCCCAGGAGGAAAGCTTCTCGTAGAATTCGATGATCTGCTGCGCCAGGATCTCCACCGTCATGATCGTGCTCCTGCTAAAGATGTGCGATGAAGGAATAGCCGGCGAAAATGATCGTAATCACTCCGGCGCCGCGCATGAGCGCATCCTCCACCCAATCCTGGGTTAACGTCTTGAGCAGGCGGGCGACGTGGAAGATGGCGTAGATCACTACGGCCACCGCAGCTGCCGTACCCAAGGCATAGATTCCGAAGACCGTCGTTGCCTTCAATGCGCTCCCTGAGTCGAGGGCGTAGCCGTACATGATCGCCACGGTAGGGCAGGGAATGATCATGTTGACGAAGCCGACCCCGAAAAGGGCGGCTCCGGCCATCCTCTGCCTCTTGGCGGCCGGCTTGAGATGGTCCAGATCATGTTCGTGATCGTGCCCGTGCTCCTCGTCGTGATGGTGGTGCAGCAGGTGGGGATTGATGATCAGCACCGCTCCCAGCAGGAGGAGCAGGCCGGCGGTGCCGATATCGACCCAATATTCGAAGGTCTCGGGAATCACCGTCGAGATCGCTCCCAGGGTCAATCCCAGCAGAAGGCACGCGGCGGCCGTACCGGCGAGGAACGATACCGTCAGAAAGGCCGCTTTGCGGCCTTTTTTCTGTCCGACAATGAAGGGGGCGAGTACCAGCCAGCTGTGGCCGCAGGGATTGACGCCATGCACCAGCCCCAGGATCAGGCTGCTCTGGAAGGCGGCCCAGAAGAGATGATCGAGCTCCATGTGAATTTGTTCCTTTCCGAAGCTGAAAATTTAATGAGCCCAAGAGTGCCGGATATCCGTTTGTCTGTCAAGTAATTTGATAATCAAGGAACTCGTTCGAATAAATACCGGGTTTTTGACAAATCGATGAATTTGCGCTGACGGAAACCGAGACTATACTGGTGAAAAGGAAGAGAGAAAACGATAAAGAAATAGGTGCCTTCAGGGAGTCTCGGATGAAAACGTATTCAAGGGCTTGCTTGCTGCCGCTGCTTATCCTGCTTCTATCCTCTTGTGTCTCATCAAAGTTGACCGCCTCCTGGGTCGATCCTGAATTCAAGCGGTCGCAAGTCCAATCGATACTGGTGCTGGGGGTTTCGGAGGAAGATCTGCTTCGACGCACCTTCGAGGATGAGATGGTCGCCCAGCTCCAGCAATACGGATTGAAAGTCGCCCCGAGCTATCGGTCGATTTCCGGGAAGGACATCCCCGAGAAGGCAGAGATGGAACAATGGATCGGGGGCCAGGACGTGGATGGGATTATCGTTTCACGTCTTGTCGGAACCCGACAGGAGACGGTCGTGCAACCGGGATATACGACACGCCTGGGCGGCTACACAGGACCGTACTGGGGTGGGGGTCCACATCCCTGGGTCGATCCGTACGGTGGATGGTACGGATACTACTCCGGCAGCTACGATGTCCTCCATTACCCCCCGGAGGTTTCCTACTACGAGGTCTATATCATCGAAACGACGCTTTATCTCGTTGCCACAGATCAGCCTGTCTGGTCGGCCCGTGCGGAAATCTCATCCGACAAGGATACGAACAGGGCGATTGAAGATCTGGTCACCGATCTGATCGACAACATGGCTGACAAGGGCGTGATCTGATGATTCAGGACGGATCAGATGGGCTGCGTTGAATTGAGGAACTGAATTGCCAGATTGGCGTCCTGCTCCGTTAACCCTATCGTCTTGCTGGTTCTGACCAGAGCCCCATCCAATGGAGCGAGATCGTTTCGGTCGTCCAGAATGACGATCTTCTCAATCTGGTAACGGGGTGTCCAGGTTTCAAGCCATTCCTGGATTTCCCGTCCCCGTTGATCATCGAGATAGGGAGTGACGCCGATAACCCGTCCCGGAAGAACCCCCTTAGAAGACAGGACTTCGTCCATTTCCTCCGGAGTGGCCCCCAGCCTCCATGTGCTGGTGACGACGAGATTGGCGTCGGTGGTCGTCAGGATTTTGTTGAGGATGCGTACCTTTTCGTCTTCGAAATAGATGCTTCCCTCCTCATGATTCAAGACTCCGTCAATGTCCAGGAACAGGATCCTCATTCTTTCCCCCCGGTTTCGATTCTCTCATGCCGTAATATTTCGCCGTGGCAAAGATCTCGGAACATCCCTCGATTCATCTTGCGAGAATTTTTTGAATGGTTTCTATGAGCATGGCCGATTTGAAGGGCTTGGTGATGTAGGCATCGGCTCCGGCCTCCTTGCTTAGCTGGACGTCCATGCGGCTCTTTCTTGCCGTCACCATGATGATGGGGATCTTCCGGGTCCGCTCCTTTTCCTTGATCATTCGACAGATCTCGAATCCGTCCAGATCCGGGAGCATGATGTCCAGCAGCATCAGGTCCGGAATGTCTTCTTCAATGGCGGCGAGCGCGGCCTGGCCGTCGGAAACTCCTCGGACCTCGAATCCCCTGGAAGTCAGCAGTATGCTTTCAAGTTTGAGCAGGCTTTCCTGGTCTTCAACCAGAAGGATTTTTTTACCAGGCATAGGTCCTCTCCTCTTGAAAAAATAAAATGCACAAATTAGCTGAAATATGCTTTTTCCAGAACCACGGCGCAATTATCGCCATCGGCAGAATTGATTCAAGCGAAGGCGGCAATTCAAGAGGGCCGGTTTGAGTGTATGAATGCAACCTCCGCAGAATATGAGAGAAGATTAGCTGAGATAAACGGAATGTCAAAAGGATTGGCCTTCATACCGTCTTGGAGAGACAAGCGCACCCTGATTATATTCAGGAGTCGCAGGAGCGAGGGCCGGCAGGATCGAGGGTCGGCAGCAGCAAAAGATAAATTGTGACGGCGGCGGCTATGCCGATGAGCAGTGCCTTCAACCAGAACAGGGGGACGATGTAGAGAGCCGATGCCGGAATGGTGAGCCAGATCAGGATGATCGCCGTGGCTTTTGCTTTTCGGGGTATTCCGTCTCCTGCCAGGTAGGGACGAATCAGCGGACCTAAACGGCGGTGTTCAAGAAGATGACGGTGAAAACGTTCGGAGCTCCGGGCAAAGCATGCAGCAGCCAGAAGCAGCAAGGGGACAGTCGGAAGAAGTGGCAGGAAAATGCCGAGTACGGCCAGGCCGGTACTGAGCAGACCTGCCGCGGTGAGGCACCAGCGCACAGCCCTGTTTTTGGGGCGGCCGCTTCGGCCTGAATCCGTATTCAGGTCGGTCATCTCCGGATCAACTCCACGATCAGCCCTGGACGGCATGCGTTCGCCGCTCATTCCGATTGACCTCAAACGGGTTCGTGCTTCCCTGCAGCTCCAATTGATACCTGCGCTCCTTCCGCTTGATGCTCAGATATTCCCTTTTGCTCATTTCATAGAGCTGCCGAGGGTGCTCCTGGGTTAAATCGAACCAGGCGTTCAAGCGGGCATCCAGCCGGTTCTCTTCAGGGACATGCAGGGTATCGAGGTAGGCTTTCAGGGCCATATAGTAGCGCATTGCATTCCGCTCGACAATTCCCTTGGTACCCCCCACATAGAGAAGCTTACCCCCCTCTTTTCCCACCACGGAAAACCCGATCTTGTCGCTGCCGGTGGTGGAGAGATAGAATCCGGTTGCAAATTTGCTGCGCAGGCTCGGCCGGAAAGAGGAATTGAGCCGGATGAATGTGCGTCCATCCGCATCGGCATGAGCCTCGACCTCGATACGATAGTCGCGGGTGCCGTGCGGACCTTCCGAGGCGATGAGCAGGACCCGCAATTGATCTTCTTCCTGTTTGAGGATCCGAAAAACGTATTCAAGCTGAAGGGCGTCCTCGGGAGGTTCGAAAAACTTGCGTCCAATGAAGAGTGTCAGCAGGGTTCGATCTTTGCGGACGCTGTGGATGCACGATTTGACATTGAACACCAGGGGGATGAAATCGCACCAGGCGGCAGGAGCGGTCAGGGCCTCTTTCACCCTGCTGAAAGGATACTCGATCATGCCGTTGACTTCCGCGCCGAACAGGCCGTCCTCTTCGGTGGAGCGGACCTGCAGCGAAGATCCCGCCAGCAGGGTCGGAGATATATCGGTGGCCCGGCAGAGGGAAGCGCAGGCCAGAAAAAGCAGTAAAAAGATGAGTCCGGAAAGCCCCTGGAAATGCGCTTGTTTATTCATCCTTATTTTAGACTCCGAGCATGAGTATGAATGAGCTCAGACCGTATTGTACTCGAAGAGGGGATGAAAAATAAACCCGCCCCCGTGGATTCAGCTCGCAAGAGTCGTTCTGGATAGGGGCAGAGGCTCTTCTCTTTCCGGTTTTCCGTCACCGACTAGTCGCCAGCTCGGCCGGTCCGCCGTAAATGGCATCTTCATGAGCTTGCCGAAAGTGAGTTCTTCCGGGTTCAGGTAGGCGGGCACGCCGATGGTGATCTCGTCCTGGGGAACGTTCAGCCGGAGGGTCCCGTGCACGTAGTCCGGCCAGGAGAAGATCGTCGACCAGTTGGAATCCGTCTCCTCCCGGACGATGGAGTGGTGGATGCCGTGCATGCGGGGGGTGACGATGAGACGGCAGAGCCGGCGCTCCAGTCCGTACGGCAGGCGTATGTTGGAGTGGTGGAAGAGGATCTCCATCAGCGTGAGGGTCTGCCAGAGGGCCAGCCCCTTGGTTGAAACCCCGAAGAGGAGAACCTGGGCGGCGCGCCAGGGGACGGACAGGGCCATCTCCAAGGCATGGAAGCGCAGGGCGGTGGACGCGTCGAGATCGAGGTCGACGTGATGCACCTGGTGGAAGCGCCAGAGGAAGGGGACCTTATGGGTCAGGACATGCCAGATGTAGAGGGTGTAGTCGAGCAGGACGATGGAGAGAAGGAGGTCCACCCCGACGGGAAGCCGCTTCAGTTTGAGCAGCCCCCAGCGGTTTTGGAGGACCATTTTCGACAGGAGGGTGGTCAGCGGTTTCTCCGTGAGGGAGATGGTGGCCGCGGTCATCAGGGACATGGCGGCGTTGCGCACATCCCTTTTTACCTTGTCCTGCGTCGTCTCCCGCAGGGGACGCTTCAGTTCACTGTAGACGACGGTGACAACGGTTCCGACGATCAGAAGGCCGCTGAGCCAGGAGGGAAGCTCCCGGGACATCGATTCGTCCCGCTGCTTCTCTTTTTTCCGTTTCGAACGGGTGCGCATGATGATTCTCCCACCTCGGTAAGGACTCACACGATTTCCGCCACCGCATTTCCGTATCACTTTAAAAGACGCCAACCGTCTGTCAAGAATCTACTCCGGATGAGCCGGAATCGAGAGCGAGGGTGGGTTCTCCCTGGCGAATCCGAAAAAGAAGGGTAATCTAATTTACATGACCGGTTCGCCGAAGATGCTTGTTCATTGGCTTCGGGAGCCGCTCGTCCTTTTCCTGGGGATCGGCGCCCTCTTTCGGAAAAGTCAGACGGTGACCACGGCGCTGAAGGCTCAGGCCGCCGGCCAATTGAGAGAACTGGCGGGTTACATCCTGAAGCAGGCGCAGGAGCCGGAGCTTCGACAAAGGGCGGAAGCGGTGATCGCCTTCGCGGGCCGGCTGGACGCGTTGGCACGGGATGATTCAAAGGCTGTTTTTTTCGAAGACTTGTAAACGTCGTGAGGCAGGATATCGTAGGAGCGAAGTCGACACAGGGAAAGTTGACGAATGTCTCACGAAAAGAGACAACTGATGAAAAGATCACCGTTTATTGAGTCGATGTGGCGCAGAAGAGGGTGAGGGGGCAGACCTCGACAGAAGAGAGGTCTGACCACTCAGAGGTTCTGGCAATCTGTCGGAAACGTGGGTGAGTGTCCCTGATTTCCCCAGGAGAAAAGGAGATGCAGTCATGATAAGAAAACTCTTGCTGAAAAATGCCGCTTGCGTCTTTGCTTTAGGGTTCACGCTGGCTTGCGGATTTCTGATGGTCGAGCAAAGCCGCGCCGCCACGGCCAGGGAAATCGACGTCAGCGCCGACGTGGCCCTGGAACGTTTTTACAAGGAAGTCAAGGGCGCCGAGGAATTCGCCAAGAACGCCAAGGGCCTGCTGATCCTGCCCGGTGTCATCAAGGGCGGTTTTGTCGTCGGTGGCGAGTACGGAGAAGGGGCGCTGCGGATCGGGGGCAAGACGGTGGATTATTACAACATCGTCGCCGGCTCCTTCGGCCTCCAGATAGGCGCCCAGAAGAAGGACATCGTCATCGCCTTCATGACCGATGAGGCGCTCAAGAAGTTCCGCGCCAGCCAGGGCTGGGAGACCGGCGTCGACGGCAACGTCGCACTGCTGGACATCGGTGCCGGAGAGCGCCTCGACACCACCACCCTCAAGGACCCCATCGTCGGCTTCGTGTTCGGGGTGAAGGGCCTGATGGCCGATGTCTCCCTGAAAGGCTCGAAATTCACCAAGCTGGACAAGAGCAAATAAGGGAGATCGGCGTTACGGGTTGGTCGGGATCAACCCGGAGACCGGCATTGCCGCCTGCACCCGCAAAGCCTGCGCTGTCTACTCCAAGCCCTATTGTATGGGGATGACCAGGCACGGTCGGGGACGACCGGCGGGCAGGCGGACCTTTGGCAGACCTTCGCGCTGCCGGTGACGGGCGGTTGACCCGCCGACATAAGGACGATGCGATGACACCGAGCGAAAACCAACGCAGCGGGCGGGTGACCGGATTTCTGGCCAGCCGTCGCCGCCTCCTGATCGGTGGGGCGATCGCAGTCGCGCTCTATGCCCTGTTGGGCTTCTTCCTGGCGCCGTGGCTGCTGGAGAAGCAGGCCGTCAAGATCGTGAAGTCGCAGTTCGATTCGGAACTCCGCCTGAAGAAGGTGGCCATCAACCCCTTCGTTCTGAGCCTGACCATAGAGGGGCTGGAGCTCGATGATCCCCTCCGCGAGCCATTGTCGCGTATCGATCGGATCTTCGTAAATTTCCAGCTGAGTTCGCTCTTCCGCTGGGCGTGGACCTTCGACGAGTTCCGGCTGGATGCGCCAAAGCTCTACGTCTCCCGGGACAGAGAGGGCACCTTGAATCTGTCGCGCCTCGTTGCCGATCGTCCCGAGCCGCCCATCGAGGATGATGCGGCGGAAGAGGAGACGGGCCTCCCGCGCCTCATGATTCATGATGTGGAGATCAATCGCTGCTCGGTCGACTGGCAAGATGAAGTCCCTGCCGAGCCGGTGGAGCACGAATTCGGCCCCATCACCGTCTCAATTCTGGATCTGAATACGCTGCCGCAGCGCCCGGGGCAGCAGTCGGTCGTCATCACCACCGAGACAGGAAGCACCCTCAGCTGGACGGGCAGCCTGCAATTCAACCCGCTGGAAACCGCCGGCCACGCGACGATCACCGGTACTTACTTCGAGCTCTTGTCCGAATATATCCGCAACGAAGCCGGCTTCGATATCGTCGAGGGCAATGTCGACATCGGCCTGGACTACTCCGTCTCCAAGTTGCCTGACGGCACCATTGCCGCGACGGTTGAAGACTTCAATCTGCTGCTTGAGGACATGCTGATAAGGACATTCCCTCCGGGCCTGTCGCCGAAAGTTGCCCAGGAGCGTGAGCTGCTGACCCTCTCGGCGCTGAAGATCGCCGGCGGTCGTTTCGAGTGGCCGCGGCAGGTGGTCGCGGTGGAGTCTTTCGATATCGATGGAGCGAGAGTGAGCCTCTACCGCGATGAGACCGGTGTGCTGGAAATCATGTATGCCGTGCCCGCGGAGGATGCGGCGGAGGCGCAGGCGCAGGAGTCGCAGGCAAAGCCGGATACGGCCGCGGCGGGCCCGGCGGAACCCTGGCGCATCACGCTGAATCGCTTCGGCATCAATGACCTCTCCATCCACCTCGAAGACCATGGCGTACAGCCGGTCGCCGAGGGGGGAGTCGATGCCGTCAACGTGGAGATCACAGGCATCACCAATGAACCCGGTGCGCAATTCCCGACCCGCATTTCGTTTCGGGCGGCCAGAGGGGGGGCCGTCACTCTGGACGGTTCCATGTCCGTGCTGCCGGAGCCGGTCCTCGATTTCAAACTCGACCTCGACGGGGTGGCGCTGGCCGGGGCCCAGCCCTATGTGAGGCCTCTGGCCGACCTGAGCATGGATTCCGGGGCGCTGAATCTTGACGGCCGCCTGCGCAGCTCCCCCGAGGACCCGTTGCGTCTGGAAGCGGACGTCGAANNNNNNNNNNTTCCGGGGCGCTGAATCTTGACGGCCGCCTGCGCAGCTCCCCCGAGGACCCGTTGCGTCTGGAAGCGGACGTCGAAATCGTCGATCTGCTGATCACCGAAACGGACGAGGGCACGCGTATCGGCAGCTGGGATCGGCTGGCGATGAACACTCTCGTATTCAGCGCGGCCGGGAAGAATCTCGAAATCTCCGAGGTACGCCTCGAGAAGCCCTATGGCGACATCCTGATCACGGAAGAACGTCAGGTGAATCTTGGTCGCATCAAAAAGGTGGAGAACCCCGAGGAGGCGCATCCCGGGGAGACGGTTGAGGCCGGCGGAGGCAGCGATGCCGCCGAAGGAGAAACCGGACTCCCCATCGCCGTGACGGTGGGGCGCGTGGTGATCGCCGAGGCCTCCGCCGATTTCGAGGACCGCTCCCTGCCGCTGCCCTTCAGCGCCAAGATCGCAAACCTGAACGGGGAGCTGTCGACCATCTCCACGCAGAGCGCCGAGCCCTCGAAGGTGTCATTGGAAGGCAAGGTGGACAAGGCCGGACTGGTCCGGGTAAGCGGCAGCGTCACCCCGCTGGAACCTCTGAAGAACACGGACCTGAAGGTGGTGTTCAGTAATGTCGATATGCCGAAGTTTTCGGCCTATTCCGTCCCCTTCGCAGGTCGAAAGATCGCGAACGGCCGGCTCGATCTTGATCTCGGGTACAAGCTGACCGATAAGCGACTGGTGGGCGATAACAAGATCGTTCTGCGGGAATTCGAGCTGGGGGAGAAGGTGAAGCATCCGGATGCCCGCGACCTTCCCCTCGATATCGCCGTCGCGCTGCTGAAGGACCCGAGCGGCAAAATCGATGTCGACCTCCCGGTGAGCGGGGACGTAGGCGATCCCCAATTCGAGATCGGCGGCGTGATCGTGAAAGCGCTCGGGAACATGATCGTCAAGATCGCGACTTCACCGTTTGCATTGATCGGGAAACTCGTCGGCGTGGAACCGAGCGATCTGGAGTCCGTGAACTTTCCCCCCGGCCGGGCCGACCTGACACCCCCCGAGGCGGAGACGGCCGGCAAGCTGGCCGAGGCGCTCGCCCTGCGCCCCGTGCTGGTGCTGGCGGTGGCGGGCGCCTACGCGCCCGAGGCGGACGGTGAGGCGTTGCGAAAGGCGCATCTGGACGCTGCCGTAGAGGAGCGGATCAAGGCCATGGGCGCCGGAAAGGACGACCAGGCCATGTATGCCGAGCAGCGCCGAAAGGCCCTCGAAGAGTTGTTCCTGGAGCATTCTTCAAAGGGCGACGCCCGAAGCTCACTGGCTGAACTGCGCCGGAAATACACGCGTGCGCCCGATGCCGTGAAAGGCGACGAGAAGGGAATCGCCGGCTTCGACACGGTGGCCTACACGGCCGATCTCCAACGCCGGCTCGTCGAAATGCAGCTCCTGAACGAATCGGATCTGACCGAGCTGGCTGCCGAGAGAGCCGCCAATTTGCAGGCGGCCGTCGTTGCCGGGAATGCGGGGCTGAAGGGGCGTGTGAGACTCACCGGCACCCGGGAGGTCAAGATGGAGGGTGACGTCGTCCCGATGAAAGTCGAACTCACGACGGGGGGCGGATAAGGACCATCGCCGGGGTCGAAAAGGCAGAGGGGCATGAACCGGTGCGGTTGAATGATGATCATCCGGTAAAATCATCCGGATCGACGAAGAGCCGGCGGAAGACCACGCCGGCTCTCGTGTGTTTGTCGGGTCGTCGTTTCGGGCGTTATTCCTTCGGAATGACCACGCAGCAGATGAACTCGACGCGGCGGTTCTCCTGACGTCCTTCGGCCGTGTCGTTGGTCGCCACGGGGCGGTTCTCTCCGAAGCCGCGCGGGAACAGCCGGGAGCCGTCGACCCCGAAATTTTCGACTATGTAAGCCTTGACCGCCTTGGCCCGACGCATGGAGAGTTCGATGTTATAGATCTCCTCACCGGTAGAGTCCGTGTGTCCCGCGACCAGGATCTGGGTTGTGGGATATCTCTTGACGAAGGCGGCCGCCTCGGCGAGCTGGGCATGATACTCGGGAGGGATGTCGGTCTTGTCGAAACCGAACTCGATCTGCATCGTGTATTTTAATTCACAGCCGTCCTTGTCGACCACGGCGCCTCGGAGAGTGTTCGGGCACTTGTCCCTGTCGTCGGTCACCCCGTCGCCATCGCTGTCACCGGGGGGCGGAGGAGGCGCCGGTGCGGCCATGACCGGTTTGTCGGTCAGGAAGACCTGTTTCACGAACCCCGCGAATTTGTCGGGGTCCGTCAGGTCGGCTGCGTTGACCGCCATGCCGCATTGACCGGCCTTGGCGACGCCCTCCAGGGTCTTTTTGCCTTCCGGACTGTCTCCGACCATGACCGTGTAGATGCAGAGGCTTTCCCCCATCGCGGCCTTGACTTTGGCGGCCGCCTCCGGGGAGTCTTCCATCTTCACGCCGTCGCTGACCACGACTATCGCGCTGTTGCCCGTGGCGGATTTCAGGTCCTCACCCGCCGCCTTCAGCGCCTCGTCCAGGGGGCTCTCGCCGCCGAGATACTTGATGCTGTCCAGCCCACCGGCGAGGCCTGAGCGCGTGTACATCGTCATCCCATAGGGGATTGCCGTAGGCTTGTTCGACTGTTTGGGGTCGTGCCCGAATGTACGCAGGCCGGCATTGTAGGTAATGTCCGACGGGATGCTCTGGTTCAGGCTGCTGACGAAATTCCTGGCCGTCGGGTACTCCTGCTTGCCGTGCATGTCGAGATCCATGCTCTGCGATGTGTCGAGGATTATCTGGACATTGTCGTATTTCGCCGAGTATTTCCCGGTTTCATAGGCATGCGACTTGAATTCAAGCGGTGCTTGGGGAGCGGCGCAGCTGGCAAGCAGGACAGTGCCGAAAAGCAACGACAAGGTTCCAAACCATTTTGTGTTCATTCCGGGGCTCCTTTTTGTCTGGGGCTCTTGCTTGTCGCCCGTTGGTTGCAGGCCTTTCTGATAAACACGAGTGTTATCCTCTACCTATCCATTTACCACTAATTGGAAGCATTTCATTCCCTAAACATGTTTTTTGTCGATGGGAAGTTTTTTTCGATTTCAATGGAGCGAAGCCCCCCCGGAGAGCTGCTCCCTTGCAAAGAAAGAAATTTTGCCCGAAGGCCACAGAAAAACAATGAAGCTGGAGGAGCTGCGTGTCTCCGATCCGGCGGCCGCAGCATGGCAGACGCGTCGAGATTCAGGAGTGTTTTCTATTTCATCGCCCGGGGAGTTGAATAGAAAGTGAATTGGGGTTTACTGCGTTGAGGTGACCAAGCGGTCATTAACAAACCATGCAAACAGGGATTAAGGGGATGCAAGGGATAAAGTCATAAATCACACCCTTGGGTTTGAACTATACCTTTATCCCCTTCATCCCTGTGAATAAATTTCCATGGTTGCCAGACAACTTGCAGCAACTGGAGTTAGGCGGATAACCAGAAACTGTTTATTTGGAAACCGAGGATGTGGAAACGACCGGTGAGCATTCGTGCGGCAGACAGATCAGGTTGTAAACCGCCGATCGTTTCATCGATTCCTCCAGATAGGCGATGTCCTCTTCGGTGATATCTTCGCCTTCGACAATCAGCTCCACTTCCATCTTTCCGAACTGGTCGTGAAGTTTTCCCTTGGCTTCGGGATCCGTGAGGTGCAGGAATACATACGGATTCCATGAGATGCGGACGCGAACTTCCTGACGATGCAACGAGAGTCCGTGTTTCAGGGCGCTGGCGGAAACGGCGGCGTTCAGACATCCCGTCAGGGCTGCGAGCACTATTTCCGTAGGTTCGGGACGGTCGGTTGGAGCCGTGAAGCCCAGAGCCTCCTCCACCTCCTTATGCGCACCCGTATGGTAGACGTATTCACGGGCTGCCCTGTCGATCCGCTGCCCGCCGAGCGTGTACGGCCCGGTCTTGGCCGTCGTGTGCACGACGCGGCCCTCGCTGACGCCGACCGCTTCCAGTTCGAATTGGACGTCCTCCGGATTCCCTTTTGCGAAATCGCAGAATTTTTCGAACGTTTCGATATTCAGTCCGCTTTTCAGAGAATGATCGAGCCGCTCTGATTATTCATATGTTTCCTCCTCAGGTTTTCTGCCCCCCCGATCTTTGATCTATTCCCTCCCGGCAAGTGAAACCCCGCAGCTTCCATCACAAAAAGGTTGATCACCGCTCCGCCCGCATCCGCAGAGATAAACTTTCTGACGCCTCAAAATTTTGAAGGCGATGGGTAATTCTTCCGAACCGCTATGTGATCCATCACAGAAAGGAAGTTTCTGCGATTTGCCGCAGGTGCATCGAAAATAGGTGCCCGGCTCAAGGGTCAAGCCGATGGGCATCCCCCCTTCTGGATATATCTTTGCCATATTCATCTCCTCCGATTCCGTCACTCCCGGTTTCAATACGCCGGCGGGTCGCTGGCCGGGAAGGACTCCTCCGAGCCTTCCTCCACCTCTTTTCCCCCCGGGGTGTGCTCCGGGCTGGCCTGGGCCGTGGCGGCCAAGGCTCCCGAGACGGCCTTGGGGGCCTTCCCCGAGGCGAGCTGCCGCAGGACGTACTGCAGGATGCCCCCGTGGCGGTAGTAGAGGACCTCCTGCGGGGTGTCGATGCGCACCAGGGCGGGGAACTCGACACAGCCGCCGTCCTCCCGGGTCGCCCGGACCTTCACCTTGCCCCCCTCGGGGCAGTCGCCGGAGAGGCACTTCGCCAGGCCGACGACCTCGAAGGTTTCCTCGCCAGTCAGCTCCAGGGAGTCGATGGAATCCCCCGAGCGGAACTGCAGGGGGAGGATCCCCATGCCGATGAGGTTTGAGCGGTGGATGCGCT
The window above is part of the Desulfuromonas sp. TF genome. Proteins encoded here:
- a CDS encoding YbaN family protein, encoding MTDLNTDSGRSGRPKNRAVRWCLTAAGLLSTGLAVLGIFLPLLPTVPLLLLAAACFARSSERFHRHLLEHRRLGPLIRPYLAGDGIPRKAKATAIILIWLTIPASALYIVPLFWLKALLIGIAAAVTIYLLLLPTLDPAGPRSCDS
- a CDS encoding sulfite exporter TauE/SafE family protein; the protein is MELDHLFWAAFQSSLILGLVHGVNPCGHSWLVLAPFIVGQKKGRKAAFLTVSFLAGTAAACLLLGLTLGAISTVIPETFEYWVDIGTAGLLLLLGAVLIINPHLLHHHHDEEHGHDHEHDLDHLKPAAKRQRMAGAALFGVGFVNMIIPCPTVAIMYGYALDSGSALKATTVFGIYALGTAAAVAVVIYAIFHVARLLKTLTQDWVEDALMRGAGVITIIFAGYSFIAHL
- a CDS encoding response regulator transcription factor — its product is MPGKKILLVEDQESLLKLESILLTSRGFEVRGVSDGQAALAAIEEDIPDLMLLDIMLPDLDGFEICRMIKEKERTRKIPIIMVTARKSRMDVQLSKEAGADAYITKPFKSAMLIETIQKILAR
- a CDS encoding YSC84-related protein, whose protein sequence is MIRKLLLKNAACVFALGFTLACGFLMVEQSRAATAREIDVSADVALERFYKEVKGAEEFAKNAKGLLILPGVIKGGFVVGGEYGEGALRIGGKTVDYYNIVAGSFGLQIGAQKKDIVIAFMTDEALKKFRASQGWETGVDGNVALLDIGAGERLDTTTLKDPIVGFVFGVKGLMADVSLKGSKFTKLDKSK
- a CDS encoding CsbD family protein, encoding MNAVMVRGQMNQVRGEFRKQWCRLTGNRMGRINGHFLKLFGKAQVGYGRTRDAAGRGIRKITRH
- a CDS encoding MarR family winged helix-turn-helix transcriptional regulator, whose translation is MTVEILAQQIIEFYEKLSSWEHAVVKDSELTPGQMHAIEIIGHEKSLRMKELAEKLGVTTGTLTVTVDKLERRGLLERRPHESDRRSYRVVLTEAGGKHFASHQEYHLQLTGEIAAVLSSEELEVFGRVLEKVVKQL
- a CDS encoding sterol desaturase family protein, whose amino-acid sequence is MRTRSKRKKEKQRDESMSRELPSWLSGLLIVGTVVTVVYSELKRPLRETTQDKVKRDVRNAAMSLMTAATISLTEKPLTTLLSKMVLQNRWGLLKLKRLPVGVDLLLSIVLLDYTLYIWHVLTHKVPFLWRFHQVHHVDLDLDASTALRFHALEMALSVPWRAAQVLLFGVSTKGLALWQTLTLMEILFHHSNIRLPYGLERRLCRLIVTPRMHGIHHSIVREETDSNWSTIFSWPDYVHGTLRLNVPQDEITIGVPAYLNPEELTFGKLMKMPFTADRPSWRLVGDGKPEREEPLPLSRTTLAS
- a CDS encoding HAD domain-containing protein — its product is MRILFLDIDGVLNHEEGSIYFEDEKVRILNKILTTTDANLVVTSTWRLGATPEEMDEVLSSKGVLPGRVIGVTPYLDDQRGREIQEWLETWTPRYQIEKIVILDDRNDLAPLDGALVRTSKTIGLTEQDANLAIQFLNSTQPI